In the genome of Epinephelus lanceolatus isolate andai-2023 chromosome 18, ASM4190304v1, whole genome shotgun sequence, one region contains:
- the LOC117269096 gene encoding nucleoside diphosphate kinase B-like: protein MERTFIAVKPDGVQRGLCGEIIKRFEHRGFRLVAAKFIQASEDFMKQHYLDLKDMPFYGGLCKYMSSGPILAMVWEGQSIVKLVRMMLGETNPADSKPGSIRGDLCINIGRNIIHGSDTLENAKREIELWFKAEEFVSYTPCTQAFLYE from the exons ATGGAGCGTACCTTCATTGCTGTGAAGCCCGATGGCGTCCAGAGAGGACTCTGCGGCGAGATCATTAAGCGTTTCGAGCACAGAGGCTTCAGGCTGGTGGCTGCCAAATTCATTCAG gcctCTGAGGACTTCATGAAGCAGCACTACCTGGACCTGAAGGACATGCCTTTCTATGGTGGACTTTGCAAGTACATGTCCTCCGGACCCATCCTTGCCATG GTGTGGGAGGGTCAGAGCATTGTGAAGCTGGTCAGGATGATGCTGGGTGAGACCAACCCCGCTGATTCCAAGCCTGGCAGCATCCGTGGAGACCTGTGCATCAACATCGGCAG GAACATCATCCACGGCAGCGACACCCTGGAGAATGCCAAGCGTGAGATCGAACTGTGGTTCAAGGCTGAGGAGTTCGTCAGCTACACCCCCTGCACCCAGGCCTTCCTGTATGAGTAA